The Megalops cyprinoides isolate fMegCyp1 chromosome 9, fMegCyp1.pri, whole genome shotgun sequence genome has a window encoding:
- the med29 gene encoding mediator of RNA polymerase II transcription subunit 29, translating into MASQQQMNQPGAAQAQAGMQAATLQQQQQQQQQQQQQQQLSQQQDFDPVHRFKMLIPQLKESLQNVMKIASLNLGHNTAIDNGVKSSDAAVQRFDKSLEEFYALCDQLELCLRLAYECLSQSIDSAKHSPNLVPTATKPDTVQTESLSYSQYLSMIKSQISCAKDIHNALLECSKKIAGKGQPQGIL; encoded by the exons ATGGCATCGCAACAACAAATGAACCAGCCCGGTGCAGCTCAAGCCCAGGCTGGGATGCAGGCGGCCAcgctgcagcaacagcagcagcagcagcaacaacaacagcagcagcagcagctgagtcAACAGCAAGATTTTGACCCTGTTCACCGATTCAAAATGCTCATACCGCAGCTGAAAGAAAGTCTCCAG AACGTCATGAAGATTGCCTCGTTGAATTTAGGACATAATACAGCGATTGACAATGGCGT CAAAAGCAGTGATGCTGCTGTGCAGAGATTTGACAAGAGTCTGGAAGAGTTTTATGCACTGTGTGACCAGCTCGAACTCTGTCTG CGGCTGGCATACGAATGTCTCTCTCAGAGCATCGACAGCGCAAAGCACTCTCCGAACCTGGTCCCCACGGCCACCAAGCCAGACACGGTGCAGACCGAGAGCCTGTCATACTCGCAGTACCTCAGCATGATTAAATCCCAGATCTCCTGCGCCAAGGACATCCACAACGCGCTCCTCGAGTGCTCCAAGAAGATTGCCGGCAAGGGCCAGCCGCAGGGCATCCTGTGA
- the paf1 gene encoding RNA polymerase II-associated factor 1 homolog: MAPTIQTQAQREDGHRSSSHRTVPERSGVVCRVKYCNGLPDIPFDPKFITYPFDQHRFVQYKATSLEKQHKHELLTEPDLGVTIDLINPDTYRIDPNILLDSADEKLLEEDIQAPSSSKRSQQHAKVVPWMRKTEYISTEFNRYGVSNEKVEVKIGVSVKQQFTEEEIYKDRDSQIAAIEKTFEDAQKPISQHYSKPRVTPVEILPVFPDFKMWINPCAQVIFDSDPAPKDISGPAAVDMMSQAMIRGMMDEEGNQFVAYFLPNEETMRKRKRDFEEDLDYMPEEVYDYKIAREYNWNVKNKASKGYEENYFFIFRDGDGVYYNELETRVRLSKRRAKAGAQSTTNAVLVCKHRDMNEKELEAQEARKAQLENHEPEDEEEDMELEKDTQDSGDEKEKGSESENSGSESERDEEEEGSRRGDEDEEEDEDGEEGAGKRRRRKASGSGSESGDERQAREMRDEEEIFGSDDDSDEDEAKNGGERSSGEEGSGSEDEEDEEEEEEGGGGGRRSRSSSERSEGERHSGSGSEQGSDSSEGSDSE, encoded by the exons ATGGCGCCAACTATCCAGACCCAAGCTCAACGAGAGGACGGACACAG gaGTAGCTCACACAGAACTGTCCCAGAAAG ATCTGGGGTTGTCTGTCGTGTGAAATACTGCAATGGGCTCCCGGACATCCCTTTTGACCCCAAGTTCATCACCTACCCTTTTGACCAGCACAG GTTTGTGCAGTACAAGGCCACCTCGCTGGAGAAGCAGCACAAGCACGAGCTGCTGACCGAGCCTGACCTGGGCGTCACCATAGACCTCATCAACCCCGACACCTACCGCATAGATCCCAACA TTCTTTTGGACTCTGCTGACGAGAAGCTACTGGAAGAGGACATCCAGGCTCCATCCAGCTCCAAACG GTCCCAGCAGCACGCCAAGGTCGTCCCCTGGATGAGGAAGACTGAGTACATCTCGACCGAATTCAACCGATATGGCGTCTCCAATGAGAAAGTGGAAGTCAA GATCGGCGTGTCTGTCAAACAGCAGTTCACAGAAGAGGAGATCTACAAGGACAGGGACAGCCAGATCGCGGCCATTGAGAAGACATTTGAGGACGCTCAGAAACCG ATCTCACAGCACTACAGCAAACCAAGAGTCACGCCAGTGGAGATCCTGCCTGTGTTCCCTGACTTTAAG ATGTGGATCAACCCTTGCGCTCAGGTCATCTTCGACTCAGACCCGGCTCCTAAAGACATCTCAGGCCCAGCTGCTGTGGATATGATGTCCCAGGCCATGATCAG GGGCATGATGGATGAGGAGGGCAATCAGTTTGTGGCCTACTTCCTGCCCAACGAGGAAACCATGAGGAAGCGCAAGCGAGACTTCGAGGAGGACCTGGACTACATGCCAGAGGAAGT GTACGACTACAAGATCGCCAGGGAGTACAACTGGAATGTGAAGAACAAGGCCAGCAAGGGCTACGAGGAGAACTACTTCTTCATCTTCAGGGACGGCGATGGGGTGTACTACAATGAGCTGGAGACCAG AGTGCGTCTGAGCAAGAGGAGAGCAAAGGCCGGAGCACAGTCCACCACCAACGCCGTGCTGGTGTGTAAGCACCGCGACATGAAcgagaaggagctggaggcccaG GAAGCCCGTAAGGCACAGCTGGAGAACCACGAGCccgaggacgaggaggaggacatggagctggagaaggacaCCCAGGACTCCG gcgACGAGAAGGAGAAGGGCAGCGAGAGCGAGAACTCGGGCAGCGAGTCGGAGCgcgacgaggaggaggagggcagccGGCGGGGCgacgaggatgaggaggaggacgaggacggCGAGGAAGGGGCCGGCAAGCGGCGGCGGCGCAAGGCCAGCGGCAGCGGCAGCGAGAGCGGCGACGAGCGGCAGGCCCGCGAGATGCGAGACGAGGAGGAGATCTTCGGCAGCGATGACGACAGCGACGAGGACGAGGCCAAGAACGGCGGCGAGCGCAGCAGCGGCGAGGAGGGCAGCGGCAGCGAGGAcgaggaggatgaagaggaggaggaggagggcggcggcggcggccgaAGGAGCCGCAGCAGCAGTGAGCGCTCGGAGGGCGAGCGCCacagcggcagcggcagcgAGCAGGGCTCCGACTCCAGCGAGGGCAGCGACAGCGAGTGA
- the gmfg gene encoding glia maturation factor gamma, with product MSDSLVVCDVDESLKEKLKKFRFRKETNNAAILMKIDKDKQLVILEEEYEDISLDDLKNELPERQPRFIVYSYKYSHADGRVSYPLCFIFSSPVGCKPEQQMMYAGSKNRLVQAAELTKVFEIRNADDLSEEWLKEKLAFFR from the exons tCTGACTCCCTGGTGGTGTGCGATGTGGACGAGAGTCtgaaagagaaactgaaaaagtTCCGTTTCCGCAAAGAGACCAACAACGCCGCTATCCTGA TGAAAATTGACAAGGATAAACAGCTTGTGATCCTGGAAGAAGAATATGAA GACATCTCACTGGATGACCTGAAAAATGAACTCCCAGAGCGGCAGCCAAG GTTCATCGTCTACAGCTACAAGTACAGCCATGCAGACGGAAGAGTATCCTACCCTCTGTGCTTCATCTTCTCCAGTCCTGTCG GGTGCAAGCCAGAGCAGCAGATGATGTATGCCGGCAGCAAGAACCGGCTGGTCCAGGCGGCTGAACTCACCAAG GTGTTTGAGATCAGGAACGCAGACGACTTGTCAGAGGAATGGCTGAAGGAGAAACTGGCCTTCTTCCGCTAA